One window of Acidimicrobiales bacterium genomic DNA carries:
- a CDS encoding sodium:proton antiporter, translating into MILVNYLAAGVLFCIGLYTLLTRRNLVKMIMGLSLMEASTYLLLISMAYRKGSTAPVLLNPPHGYTERSLTAGNVADPVIQNFCLTAIVIGVAVTAVFLTVAVRLAQHYRTLDSDRIRLMKG; encoded by the coding sequence GTGATCCTCGTCAACTACCTGGCCGCCGGCGTGCTGTTCTGCATCGGGCTCTACACGCTCCTGACCAGGCGCAATCTCGTCAAGATGATCATGGGCCTGTCCCTCATGGAGGCCTCCACCTACCTGTTGCTGATCTCGATGGCCTACCGGAAGGGCTCGACCGCCCCCGTGCTGCTGAACCCGCCTCACGGCTACACCGAGCGCTCCCTGACTGCGGGCAACGTGGCCGACCCGGTGATCCAGAACTTCTGTCTCACCGCCATCGTCATCGGTGTGGCCGTGACCGCGGTCTTCCTGACTGTGGCGGTCCGGTTGGCCCAGCACTACCGCACCCTGGACTCGGACCGCATCCGCCTGATGAAGGGCTGA